In one Sphingobacterium daejeonense genomic region, the following are encoded:
- a CDS encoding hemerythrin domain-containing protein, translated as MEPKPLKRHKALQPLSKEHHFALLLCWKIRRGLELEIDPERIGRYLEKMWSHQLDLHFNIEEEFVFPILDNDNKLVHDAISDHRAIKRLILNEPFTEKSLNRIEEKLEAHIRMEERQLFPLVQSLASEEQMAYINSKHDHPITELLWEDEFWVLGDIRHKT; from the coding sequence ATGGAACCAAAACCACTTAAAAGACACAAGGCTCTTCAACCTCTCAGCAAGGAGCATCATTTTGCATTGCTTTTATGCTGGAAGATAAGGCGTGGATTAGAATTAGAGATTGACCCAGAAAGGATTGGCCGATATTTGGAGAAAATGTGGAGCCATCAATTGGACTTGCATTTCAACATTGAGGAGGAATTTGTATTCCCTATACTTGATAATGACAATAAATTGGTGCATGATGCCATTTCAGATCACCGAGCAATAAAGCGACTGATACTAAACGAACCTTTCACCGAGAAATCACTGAACCGTATTGAGGAAAAGCTAGAGGCACATATCAGGATGGAGGAACGTCAGTTATTTCCATTGGTTCAATCCTTGGCCTCGGAAGAGCAGATGGCGTATATCAATTCAAAGCATGACCATCCGATCACGGAGTTGCTGTGGGAGGATGAGTTTTGGGTGTTAGGAGACATTAGACATAAGACATAG
- a CDS encoding enoyl-CoA hydratase/isomerase family protein, whose product MSYQNIKLEIKDKTAWITIDRESKLNALNKETIGELKSAVEEAENDGSVRGLIITGSGQKAFVAGADIQEFLGKSKEEAMALSEFGHELMDRIANLSKPVIAAINGFALGGGLELALACHLRVASNSAKMGLPEVSLGLIPGYGGTQRLTGLVGKGKALEMILTGDMIDAQDALQWGLVNKVVELYELEETAQNILNKIFSRSKTAVATAIKTVNSGLDKNKDGFKEEIDAFGVCFGSDDFKEGVSAFLEKRKANF is encoded by the coding sequence ATGAGTTACCAAAACATAAAACTTGAAATAAAAGATAAAACTGCATGGATTACCATTGATCGGGAGAGCAAGTTAAATGCCCTGAACAAGGAAACCATCGGTGAGTTGAAATCTGCAGTTGAGGAAGCTGAAAATGATGGATCTGTACGGGGTTTGATTATTACCGGTTCGGGACAGAAAGCCTTTGTTGCGGGTGCGGATATACAGGAGTTTTTGGGAAAGAGCAAAGAGGAAGCTATGGCCCTTTCGGAATTCGGGCATGAGCTAATGGACAGGATAGCAAATCTTTCTAAGCCCGTTATTGCAGCGATCAATGGCTTCGCATTGGGCGGCGGATTGGAGCTCGCTCTGGCATGCCATCTTCGTGTCGCTTCCAACAGTGCCAAAATGGGCCTGCCAGAAGTGTCGTTGGGACTGATTCCGGGATATGGAGGGACGCAAAGATTAACTGGACTCGTTGGAAAAGGTAAAGCCTTGGAAATGATCCTGACCGGCGATATGATCGATGCGCAGGATGCCCTGCAGTGGGGATTGGTCAATAAGGTGGTCGAGTTGTATGAACTGGAAGAAACAGCTCAAAATATCCTCAACAAAATATTCTCACGTTCGAAAACTGCGGTCGCAACAGCTATAAAGACTGTAAATTCTGGTCTTGATAAAAACAAGGATGGCTTCAAGGAAGAAATAGATGCCTTTGGTGTTTGTTTTGGCTCCGATGATTTTAAAGAAGGTGTATCCGCATTTTTGGAAAAAAGAAAAGCTAATTTTTAG
- a CDS encoding DUF5686 family protein, with translation MLGLNFLFRNIDSSSYDGKKLLSLYLEETNAKVFGKKNPSKFKRVITAQKKTEFDKRYINNPNIQEFLNFMFQQVDVYDESIYILNKQFLSPIADNGKIFYKYYITDTIFNDEGYFIQLRFEPRNKTDLLFKGVLQVSMDGSYAVKQANLKIDKESNLNWVKEGEINFHYLKNDSGIMLIDSTRTFLTFGVRKGESIFADRVSVNNNYKLGEKFPADVFAGPTYGNLAPSRDNYSRTANCLKSS, from the coding sequence ATGCTAGGATTAAACTTCCTGTTCCGAAACATCGATAGCAGCAGTTATGACGGAAAGAAATTATTATCACTCTATCTGGAAGAAACCAACGCCAAAGTGTTTGGCAAAAAGAACCCCTCAAAATTTAAAAGGGTAATTACCGCCCAGAAAAAGACAGAGTTTGACAAACGATATATCAACAACCCCAATATACAGGAGTTCCTGAACTTTATGTTTCAACAGGTCGATGTATATGATGAAAGTATCTATATCCTAAACAAGCAGTTCCTAAGTCCTATCGCCGACAATGGGAAGATATTCTATAAATATTATATCACCGACACCATCTTTAATGATGAAGGTTATTTCATACAGTTGCGTTTTGAACCGCGCAATAAGACCGATCTGTTGTTTAAAGGTGTACTCCAAGTGAGCATGGATGGTTCTTATGCCGTAAAACAAGCTAACCTAAAGATCGATAAAGAGTCCAACCTGAATTGGGTGAAAGAAGGTGAAATCAATTTCCATTACCTCAAAAATGACTCTGGAATTATGCTAATCGATAGTACTCGTACATTTCTAACCTTTGGTGTTCGAAAAGGCGAGTCCATATTTGCTGATCGTGTTAGTGTAAACAATAATTATAAGCTGGGCGAAAAATTTCCTGCCGATGTTTTTGCTGGCCCCACCTACGGAAATCTTGCCCCAAGCAGGGATAACTATTCCCGAACGGCCAATTGCCTTAAATCAAGCTGA
- a CDS encoding IS4 family transposase → MGYRLIAVDGSNLALVNTPSLQAHFGGQSNQNSSFVQAKTFYHYDVLNDLVTHACIAPYRTSELTLASHWIEELPVDSIAIYDRYYSTFKMFALHSWQESERKFVIRAKDSLEFVKRFLKTGKVSQVIELAPTQASISGLRQSGFATDSSTRIRIRLVRVELQSTTEVIATNLWQEEGFENDMFGDLYFRRWGVETNISKLKNTMQMESFSGLTVESVEQDFYATVMMSNLHSILIRDAQVQLDRDTSTKKVPPKGQREQILRKIKGKPDSHLFQKQGKGNPQGAHGLFPQGHIAHPKREDRSQGSLRPRIKSASTGPTQTTNRHDKILNLMTLPYRVEWRKDIFSGRWGHQPWQWVTSHG, encoded by the coding sequence ATGGGCTACCGCCTGATCGCAGTTGACGGCTCCAACCTTGCCCTGGTGAACACACCTTCCCTGCAGGCCCACTTTGGCGGCCAGAGCAACCAGAACTCCAGCTTCGTGCAGGCAAAGACCTTCTATCACTACGATGTGCTGAACGACCTGGTGACCCATGCCTGCATAGCCCCATACCGGACCAGCGAGCTGACCCTGGCCTCTCATTGGATCGAGGAACTGCCCGTGGACTCCATTGCCATCTATGACAGGTACTATTCGACGTTCAAGATGTTCGCGCTCCATAGCTGGCAGGAGAGCGAGCGCAAGTTCGTGATCAGGGCGAAGGATTCGCTGGAGTTCGTCAAGAGGTTCCTGAAGACGGGAAAGGTTTCCCAGGTCATCGAGCTTGCCCCAACCCAGGCCTCCATCAGCGGCCTGCGCCAGAGCGGGTTCGCCACGGACAGCTCAACAAGGATCCGCATACGCTTGGTCAGGGTAGAACTGCAGTCGACCACGGAGGTGATCGCGACCAACCTATGGCAGGAAGAGGGGTTTGAAAACGATATGTTCGGGGACCTGTACTTCAGGCGCTGGGGAGTGGAGACGAACATCTCCAAACTGAAGAATACCATGCAGATGGAATCCTTCAGCGGGCTGACGGTGGAATCCGTCGAGCAGGATTTCTATGCAACGGTGATGATGTCAAACCTGCATTCGATACTGATCAGGGATGCCCAGGTCCAGCTCGACCGCGATACGTCCACGAAAAAAGTACCCCCGAAAGGTCAACGGGAACAAATCCTTCGGAAAATTAAAGGAAAACCTGATAGCCATCTTTTTCAAAAACAGGGAAAGGGAAATCCTCAGGGAGCTCACGGCCTATTTCCTCAAGGACACATTGCCCATCCGAAAAGGGAAGATCGTTCCCAAGGCAGCTTAAGACCTCGAATAAAAAGTGCAAGCACAGGACCTACACAAACTACAAACCGGCATGATAAAATCCTTAACTTAATGACATTGCCCTATAGGGTTGAATGGCGTAAGGATATTTTCAGTGGCAGGTGGGGACACCAGCCATGGCAATGGGTCACCAGCCACGGCTAA
- a CDS encoding RagB/SusD family nutrient uptake outer membrane protein, which produces MKKTIFAIALITSLGTTSCEKFLDKRDPTATNFQEFFNTEEDLRRVVYSSYRDVFTHPTERRLLFYMMDGRSDNGYARIETDHHGIMANGNYNSNSRAAEYYWTLFNKHVGRLNTFIANVDIPYVEDEAVRQKYKGVLEALRVWHYFRIVGHWGDVPFVLEPATLETAKQPATPKQEILDKLFPMAEEIASRLPETEGTTNAYMFNRYSFKAIIMRYALYYERYDLASKLAKEIMDSGKFKLHSKYGDMFGYKADKTNKEFIIKFDMESHDNSATASFEHLGPHYRTGKGQSYLVPTKSLVDSYWTLQGKPIDQCPLHSKEEYELNPKLNRDPRYAQSIFGHGDNFAGEVIDIYNPNSPMYYQQLRGSKSGYWFKKFVDEADAFRSGGNMNFPLIRYAEVLLTYAEAKIMSGEPDELAKDCINNIRKRAGLDMTEADVKLTAKSKQQWIDLIRNERRIEFAGEGIRYDDIIRWKIADKVLNQPAMGHTRRINNVLQSLKIEDRRFTNNQYKWPFHESTLKVEPNLVQNAGY; this is translated from the coding sequence ATGAAAAAGACAATATTTGCAATAGCATTAATAACATCCTTAGGAACGACCAGCTGTGAAAAATTCCTTGACAAAAGAGATCCAACAGCTACCAATTTCCAGGAATTTTTCAATACGGAAGAAGATTTGAGGAGGGTTGTTTACAGCAGCTATAGGGATGTATTTACACATCCAACCGAAAGAAGACTTTTATTCTATATGATGGATGGTAGATCGGACAATGGCTATGCCCGAATCGAAACAGACCACCATGGGATCATGGCCAATGGCAACTATAATAGTAATTCCAGAGCGGCGGAGTATTATTGGACTTTGTTCAACAAGCACGTTGGCCGTTTGAATACATTTATTGCAAATGTAGACATCCCTTACGTGGAGGATGAAGCAGTCCGCCAAAAATACAAAGGTGTATTGGAAGCATTAAGGGTTTGGCATTACTTCAGGATTGTCGGTCATTGGGGTGATGTTCCATTTGTGTTGGAGCCGGCAACTTTGGAAACCGCAAAACAACCTGCGACTCCTAAACAAGAGATCCTGGACAAATTATTCCCTATGGCTGAGGAAATCGCTTCCAGACTCCCAGAAACTGAAGGGACGACAAACGCCTATATGTTCAATAGATATTCTTTCAAGGCCATCATAATGCGATACGCCTTATATTACGAAAGATATGATCTAGCTTCTAAATTGGCTAAGGAAATCATGGATTCAGGCAAATTTAAGCTTCACTCTAAATATGGGGATATGTTTGGTTACAAAGCCGATAAAACCAACAAGGAGTTTATCATCAAGTTTGACATGGAGAGTCATGACAACTCAGCTACGGCTTCTTTTGAACATTTGGGCCCACATTACAGAACCGGAAAAGGTCAATCATACCTAGTTCCAACCAAATCTTTAGTGGATAGCTACTGGACTTTGCAAGGAAAACCAATTGACCAATGCCCGTTGCATTCAAAAGAAGAGTATGAGTTGAATCCAAAATTAAATAGGGATCCCCGTTATGCACAGAGTATTTTTGGACATGGCGACAATTTTGCAGGTGAGGTTATCGATATCTATAATCCCAACAGCCCAATGTACTACCAACAATTAAGAGGAAGCAAATCCGGCTATTGGTTCAAGAAATTTGTTGACGAAGCCGATGCCTTCAGGTCAGGTGGGAACATGAATTTTCCATTGATTAGATACGCAGAAGTTCTGTTGACTTATGCTGAAGCGAAAATTATGTCCGGTGAGCCAGATGAACTTGCTAAAGACTGCATCAACAACATCCGTAAAAGAGCTGGCTTGGACATGACCGAAGCAGATGTTAAATTAACAGCCAAATCTAAACAGCAATGGATTGACCTCATCAGAAATGAGAGAAGGATTGAGTTTGCAGGTGAAGGAATTAGGTATGACGATATCATTCGTTGGAAGATTGCAGACAAGGTGTTAAACCAACCTGCCATGGGCCATACGCGCAGGATTAACAATGTACTTCAATCACTTAAAATCGAAGACCGCAGGTTTACCAACAACCAATATAAATGGCCTTTCCATGAAAGTACCCTTAAAGTTGAACCAAACTTGGTTCAGAATGCGGGATATTAA
- a CDS encoding NADH-quinone oxidoreductase subunit N translates to MGAIITLSLLGILILYLGLYKAKNALLPVSILGLLFALGYEVYYWNMEAVPLYKGMVIFDHFSLSFSILCLALTILILLLSKEYFKAISDNIAEYYTLILFSLTGALLVCSYHNFAMLFIGLEIMSVALYILAGIRRNDKASNEASLKYFLMGAFSTGFLLFGITLLYGSTGSFDLAAIKQYIIDNPTGISPMFYGGILLLLVGLCFKVGAAPFHFWTPDVYDGSPILVTTFMSTVVKIASFAGFLKLFSTVLVPLNEFWTPVLLTVVIITLFIGNVTALMQTSFKRMLAYSSISHAGYMLFAILSIGPNSASGILTYSAAYGLASIVAFGALILVKRQIGSDHFESFNGLGKRNPWLAFAVTVAMLSLAGIPLTAGFIGKFMMFSNVMNDYHTVLLILAAINAAVGVYYYLRVVVHMYFMNSKEDHTVATPVNFQVVFVIAVILTIVLGVYPDFLLVLR, encoded by the coding sequence ATGGGTGCGATTATTACGCTTTCTTTGTTAGGTATACTTATTTTGTATTTAGGGCTCTATAAAGCTAAAAATGCATTATTACCTGTTAGCATATTAGGCTTGTTATTTGCCTTGGGTTATGAAGTTTATTATTGGAATATGGAAGCAGTGCCTCTCTATAAAGGGATGGTAATCTTTGACCATTTCTCCCTTTCATTTTCTATCCTATGCCTGGCATTGACCATTTTGATTTTATTATTGTCGAAAGAATACTTTAAGGCAATCTCCGACAATATCGCTGAATATTACACCTTGATATTATTCTCTTTGACCGGAGCATTATTGGTATGTTCATACCATAATTTTGCGATGTTGTTTATTGGTCTGGAAATTATGTCAGTAGCACTTTATATCCTCGCCGGTATCCGTCGAAATGATAAAGCTTCAAATGAAGCCTCCCTGAAATATTTCTTGATGGGAGCCTTTTCAACAGGGTTCTTATTGTTCGGAATAACATTGCTATATGGCTCCACAGGTTCATTTGACCTGGCTGCCATCAAACAATATATCATTGATAACCCTACCGGAATATCACCGATGTTCTATGGTGGGATCTTATTGTTATTGGTAGGTCTATGTTTCAAGGTTGGTGCTGCACCTTTCCACTTCTGGACTCCAGATGTATATGATGGGTCACCAATTCTGGTAACAACTTTTATGAGTACGGTCGTAAAGATTGCTTCATTTGCAGGTTTCCTAAAATTGTTCAGTACAGTTTTGGTGCCTTTGAACGAATTCTGGACTCCAGTATTACTGACAGTAGTTATTATTACGCTATTTATCGGAAATGTGACTGCACTGATGCAAACAAGCTTTAAACGGATGTTGGCTTACTCGAGTATTTCACATGCCGGTTATATGTTGTTTGCAATCCTATCAATAGGGCCAAATTCAGCATCGGGAATATTGACTTATTCAGCTGCATACGGTTTGGCATCCATTGTTGCTTTCGGAGCATTGATCTTAGTGAAACGACAAATAGGCTCTGACCATTTCGAATCTTTCAATGGACTGGGCAAAAGAAACCCTTGGTTGGCATTTGCTGTTACCGTCGCGATGCTTTCCCTAGCGGGTATTCCTTTGACAGCAGGATTTATAGGAAAGTTCATGATGTTTTCAAATGTTATGAACGACTACCATACCGTGCTGTTAATCCTGGCAGCAATCAATGCAGCAGTTGGGGTTTATTATTATCTGCGCGTGGTTGTCCATATGTATTTCATGAATTCTAAAGAAGATCATACAGTAGCTACACCTGTGAATTTCCAGGTGGTCTTTGTGATCGCTGTGATATTGACGATTGTGCTGGGAGTTTATCCGGACTTTCTATTGGTGCTGCGGTAG
- a CDS encoding carboxypeptidase-like regulatory domain-containing protein, producing the protein MRSVPSFYLWCAFVFVFCLTAKSSLAQSVVSGKVQSKETKQAIPGATISDLNSKKGTSSDKSGSFTLKLDSNAKQIEIRAMGYKPIVVPLPIRPGNNVFELVDESNRIEAVSISHKKEYSNKNNPAVELIDLRHPKQT; encoded by the coding sequence ATGAGAAGTGTTCCTTCCTTCTATTTGTGGTGTGCATTCGTGTTTGTTTTTTGTTTAACGGCTAAATCATCGTTGGCCCAATCCGTTGTTTCCGGAAAAGTACAATCAAAAGAAACAAAACAAGCAATCCCTGGAGCTACCATTTCTGACCTCAACAGCAAAAAAGGTACCTCATCAGATAAAAGCGGAAGCTTTACCCTCAAACTGGACTCAAATGCAAAGCAAATCGAAATCCGGGCAATGGGCTATAAACCCATTGTCGTCCCGCTTCCAATCAGACCTGGAAACAATGTTTTTGAATTGGTCGATGAATCCAACCGTATCGAAGCGGTATCGATAAGCCATAAAAAGGAATATAGCAACAAGAACAACCCTGCAGTCGAATTGATCGACCTCCGTCATCCGAAACAAACATAA
- a CDS encoding globin domain-containing protein, whose protein sequence is MRELKIKVMNEQQIALIKATVPVLKENGILLTSYFYERMFKHNPELKHVFNMGNQKSGKQQTALAMAVLAYAENIENPSVLMGVVDHIGHKHTSLDIRPEHYQIVGNHLISSIKEVLGESATDELLEAWTIAYNQLAAIMSGHEAHIL, encoded by the coding sequence TTGAGAGAATTAAAGATCAAAGTGATGAACGAACAACAAATTGCACTAATTAAAGCTACCGTACCAGTATTAAAAGAAAATGGCATTTTATTGACCAGTTATTTTTATGAGCGTATGTTCAAGCATAATCCTGAGCTTAAGCATGTTTTCAATATGGGTAACCAAAAATCAGGAAAGCAACAAACGGCATTGGCAATGGCAGTGCTGGCATATGCTGAGAATATTGAGAATCCATCTGTATTAATGGGAGTTGTAGACCATATTGGGCATAAACATACTAGTTTAGATATCCGTCCTGAGCATTATCAGATCGTCGGCAACCACCTTATATCATCCATAAAAGAGGTTTTGGGCGAAAGCGCAACGGATGAGCTTCTTGAAGCATGGACCATTGCCTACAATCAGTTGGCCGCGATTATGTCGGGCCATGAAGCTCATATTTTATGA
- a CDS encoding DUF5686 family protein, whose translation MFLLAPPTEILPQAGITIPERPIALNQAEQNTYRNIETLNQKKSFKTLMAVGYLLSQGYYNLGLFELGPLEYVYSQNNIEGNRFRIGGRTTQALTDKAFFEGYIAYGQDDARLKYFLRTAVSLNGKSIVTFPAHYIEGSIQNDIMEPGQQIGFLKGDSFFRSIRRNRPTKWFDTRAYQLQHVFEFGNHFSISTGFTHRNQNTVGDLRLINSGNPDLLLTHIQSNEAHIDFRWAPFEKFYYRNLTRKTIIEKHPVFNIMYTHSLDGFWNTTYKYDKLTASASKRFFLNQLGFADLKVTGGKIWGTLPYTMLELPNVKQKEDRHTVDFDMMNPMEFVADKYLKVKFYHQMQGFLFNKIPLIKKLNLREVWGAQMFYGQLSDRNNPYISNNVVEFDTNKEGLTLTHVPNSEPYWERNCWDR comes from the coding sequence ATGTTTTTGCTGGCCCCACCTACGGAAATCTTGCCCCAAGCAGGGATAACTATTCCCGAACGGCCAATTGCCTTAAATCAAGCTGAACAAAATACATATAGAAACATTGAAACTCTAAATCAAAAGAAAAGCTTCAAAACCCTGATGGCAGTTGGTTACCTGCTTTCTCAAGGTTACTATAATCTGGGGTTGTTTGAACTCGGGCCTCTGGAATATGTATATAGCCAAAACAATATTGAAGGAAACAGATTTAGAATCGGTGGCCGTACCACTCAAGCATTGACGGATAAAGCATTTTTTGAAGGTTATATTGCATATGGGCAAGATGATGCAAGATTGAAATACTTTCTTCGGACAGCAGTATCCCTGAATGGTAAGTCGATAGTTACCTTTCCGGCACATTATATCGAAGGGTCTATTCAAAATGACATCATGGAGCCTGGACAACAGATAGGATTTCTAAAAGGAGATAGTTTCTTCCGTTCTATACGAAGAAACCGTCCGACTAAATGGTTTGATACCCGCGCTTATCAATTGCAGCATGTCTTTGAATTTGGCAATCACTTTAGCATCAGCACTGGATTTACCCATAGAAACCAAAATACAGTAGGTGATCTTAGGCTAATCAACTCTGGCAACCCAGATCTGTTGCTGACCCATATACAGAGCAATGAAGCTCACATTGATTTTAGATGGGCACCATTCGAAAAATTCTACTACAGAAACTTGACCCGCAAAACTATTATTGAAAAACATCCGGTTTTCAATATTATGTATACCCATAGTTTGGATGGTTTTTGGAACACCACGTATAAGTACGATAAGCTGACGGCTTCTGCATCCAAGCGTTTTTTCCTGAATCAATTGGGGTTCGCTGACCTAAAGGTAACCGGTGGTAAGATATGGGGAACCCTACCTTACACCATGTTGGAACTTCCGAATGTTAAACAAAAGGAAGACCGCCATACCGTTGATTTCGATATGATGAACCCTATGGAATTTGTGGCCGACAAGTATTTAAAGGTTAAGTTTTACCACCAAATGCAAGGGTTCCTGTTCAACAAAATTCCGCTAATCAAGAAATTGAACCTTAGGGAAGTGTGGGGAGCACAGATGTTCTATGGTCAGTTAAGTGACAGGAATAACCCGTATATTAGTAATAATGTTGTTGAGTTTGATACCAATAAGGAGGGGCTGACATTGACTCACGTTCCAAACAGTGAACCTTATTGGGAAAGGAATTGTTGGGATCGATAA
- a CDS encoding REP-associated tyrosine transposase, giving the protein MSTRYKIFDNSLKYFVTLTVVGWIDVFSNKLYRDIIIKSLEHCIVHKGLKVHTWVIMTNHMHMIISCKKGYFLSNILRDFKKFTSQEILTIINNNHESRKEWMVQFFKNAGRKNSNNVNYQFWIQDNHPIYIDNSTFIYNQKLQYIHNNPVKSGIVENAEEYLYSSARDYYGLKGLLKKLK; this is encoded by the coding sequence ATGAGTACTAGATATAAAATTTTTGATAATAGCCTTAAATATTTTGTGACTCTAACGGTTGTTGGTTGGATTGATGTATTTAGCAATAAATTATATAGAGACATTATTATAAAAAGTCTAGAACATTGCATAGTCCATAAAGGATTGAAAGTACATACTTGGGTTATCATGACCAATCATATGCATATGATTATTAGTTGCAAAAAGGGATATTTCTTATCAAATATTTTAAGAGACTTTAAAAAGTTTACATCTCAGGAGATATTGACAATAATTAATAATAATCACGAAAGCAGAAAAGAATGGATGGTTCAATTTTTCAAAAATGCAGGTCGAAAAAATTCAAATAATGTAAATTATCAGTTTTGGATTCAAGATAATCATCCTATCTATATTGATAATTCTACATTTATATATAATCAAAAGTTGCAATACATACATAATAACCCAGTTAAAAGTGGAATTGTAGAAAATGCAGAAGAGTATCTCTATAGTAGTGCTAGAGATTATTACGGACTAAAAGGACTATTAAAAAAATTGAAATGA